The stretch of DNA AACTTTCTAATAGCATACATTAGTAGGCTAAAAAATTCACTCAAGAGTATTCTGGGATGGAGggcaagaaggagggagaggtatGAAAGTACAGCAAGTGAACACAGATTACATTACGGAGAGGTGGACTTAATGCCATAGTTTGCCAGTGGCCAGTCTGGGCCAGCTAAGCTGCCTAGGGCAGGAAGGAGGTTGCTGGGTCAGGCTAGGAAATGCAAGTTCTCCTCTGACTGCCCACCCCTACTTCAAGTCCTTCCTTCTGATTCCTCATTCATGATCCTATGCAGTGAGGAGGCATGGGGAGATAAAAAGCTCTCTAATTGCCAGGCGTGTGGGTGCTACCAACTAAGCAAGGGGTCCCCCATTTAGTCCTTGGCTGGAGAAGGCCTCCAAAGACTTGGGCCTTCATTGCAGTATCTTCAGACAGGCTGGGATGAGGGATGGGGCCTTGGCCTTGGAGGGCTGACCTTCTTCTGTGGCATCCAGAAACTGCTGCATGTAACTGGAGGTGCCAAGCAGCATATGGCCTGTGAGCTGCATGCTGAAGAGGGCCCAGCGGAGCACTTCCCTGGGAGAATGACAAGGCACTCAGGTCAGAAACATGCAATAGCCTCCTCCCCTACATTCCTATGCTGGCTTGGAGGAGTTGCTTTCAAATTAGCTTTCTTCATTAATATAATTTGAATACCACTGAGGTGGGATGACTACAATATTCCACAGCAATGCACAGACAGGAATGGGGCTGTTTTCCTTCAGCCAACGGGACCAGGTCAGGCAACACTTGCAATCCTACCTTGACTGAGATTCCCCGAACCTCCTTAAGTGTCTCATGCAAAACTCAATAATAaggccttttattttctttgtgttatgctaagcaggtgttctaccactgagctcataACCGGTCCTATACTTCTGAACCAACCAGATTAAATTCATAACATGGTTTTACCCTTTATGCACTCTGTTCCAGACTCTGAAGTCTTTCCAGGtcacttgtcattttcttttccttttctttttttctttttttttttttttttgtgattctggggcttgaactcagggcctataccttgagccactccacaagtccatttttgtgatttttttttttttgaggttgggtcttgagaactattcacccaggctggctttgaaccactatccttctgatcttctgatctctgcctcctgaggagctaggattacaggtatgagccaccagcacccagctcttgtGGTCATTTTCAGAGTGCTAAACGTGACACTCCCTCAAGCCTGCTGTTACCATGTACTGAGGACACAACTTGAACCGGATAGACCTGAGTTCTAATCCAGTCtagcacttttaaaaaatattttaattctatacttactgtattttttctttatctaaatTGTTCTAGTTCTGAGCTGCAGCTTCCTCACATGTAAAATGGGTTATGACATTGAAATAACATAAAGCCATTAGTATGGTTTCTGATGTATAGGAAGTAGGGGAAATGCAGTGACAAGAAAAGCTGGAATGCTAGACAACTTTACCTAAATTTTCCTAGCATATATGAGGCCttggtttccatccccagcaccacaaaaaataaagtgtgtgtgaagagagagagtgtgtgtgtgtgtgtgtgtgtgtgtgtgtttaaatgctTTATTGAGAAGCAGTTTCTCAAATTAGAGAACCAAGACTTTAAGCCTAGACAATTGCCTTAAAAAGGAGTGAAATTCTGACATATTctacaacatgggtgaacctcaaaaacattacGGTAAGTGGAAAAAGCTAGCTATGAGTGAACTAGTATTGTATGAGTTACCTAGGATAGACAAActgaaagacagaaagtagaataaagGTTACCAGGGTCTAGTGGGAGGTACAGTCTCTGTTAGGGATGATGAAAAGGTTCTGGAAGTGAACAGTGACGGAGGTTGTGCAACACTGAAAGCAcacttaatgccactgaattggACACATAAATGGTACATTTTGTGGTACatttattttaccacaattttttaaaaatcatagtgACACTGGTAAGCCACTAAGCTGGCTCCAGTTTGCCATTGCTTTTTtcttgtggggggagagggggaactggggtttgaactcagggcttcacgcttacaaagcaagtgctctgccacttgagccacacctccagtccattttgctttccttactttttggagatggggtcttgtgaactatttgcccaggctggcctcaaactgtgatcctttcaatctcatcctcccaagtagctaggattatagacgtgagccatcTGTGCCCAACTGGCATTGCTTTTTGATACCGAGGTATCTACTGTGTTTTGGTTTGAGAGTCCCACTTCCCCTAAACAGACTGAgttttaagactgaaacttcatgttctagatttttaaatctgCCAAATTCTGGCAGCAAGCCCAGACCAACAGGGCAGGATGTGCCATAGAACCAGCTCCACCGTCCTTTGGCTGCTGTCACTGGCAAACAGCCACGGAGCCTCAGTTCTCTCATCTGAAGCTGGGTATGCAGAGGATAATCTGAGAGAGACAAGAAGACTGATACCTCTATATATGTTCTGGCAGAGCTCTTAGGACCCTTAACAGGATTTCTCAGAAGTCCCCTGAGAACCAGGATGATAAAATCTCCATTCATtctactgtgtgtatgtgtgtgtgtgtgtgtgtgtgtgtgtgtgtgtgtgtggctgggactgagcccagggcctcctgcatgctaggtaagcagtcTACCTCTGAGTCACACCCTGGCCCTCTAcagttatttaaataattactaCATGCCAGCAGTCACCAGATTTCAGGGGCAATAGAGACTCTTGCCCTCTTAGAACTTGTTCTAGAACCTTGTTCATCTCTGTCTTTTAAGTTTGCAGCACAGGTCAGGGCACATAGCAGGCACTCAGTAAACACCACATGAAGCCATTAGGGAGGGACAGAATCTGTCAGAAGAAACTCACTAGTCTGTGTTCTGCTTCTCCCTAGTTTGGTGGCTGTGGACTGACTGTATGGCTTCAGTCTCAGAGACTGTATCCATCTAATGGGCAGGAGTGCTCCAGAACAACACTGGAGCAGTTACATTTGGGGAATACCAACCATAACAGCACTTGTCCTATGACTTTCCTGTGATACTTGGTTAGACCTTCAAAGCAAAGGCTTATAAGACAATGGACTCTTGTCCATAAGACATTCAAGTTCACTCTGTCCTATGGCAGGACAATAGTTTTATCCCTTCTACCACCATGGAAAAAGCGAATTTGTGTCTACAAATTTAATTCATCATTATTACTGGACCTATAAATGTGTGGGACTTTGAATTGTCATTTGAATTAGTTGCAACTTCTTGCTAGTTCTGTCAGTGATTACTGAGTTAATTAAAATCTTTGacccatgtttatttttaaaaagttggttagcagggctggcagaatggctcaagtggtagagcacctacctagcaagcatgacttcgaaccctagtactgccaaaaaaaaaaaagttattaggagactattttggaaattttacttcttttagatgaaaaagtgtaCTTTGCCATAACAGAATATAATCATAGAAGCTGTGCCTAGGCCCCAGCAGCAGTAAGTGTGCCCCTTTGGCACACCCTAGGGTTACCCAAAGCACTCAGGTAAACCACAAAGCTCTGTACAAATGCTGACTATTGAGTTTCGTTAGCATAGTGCCAGACCCAGGCCCTGAGAGGGCTGGGCCCCAAGTAGACAGACAGACGCCCTGTCTTTGCATCATAGGCACCCCATCTCCAGCTCATCCCAATCTACTCACTTCACAATGTGCTTGGCCCGGTAGCAGTGCAGGTCATAGGAAAGTGAGTATGTGTCATAGAGAGTCGCCTTCACATTCAGGCAGCCAATGAAGTCCTGTGGGTTCAGCTTGTACAGGTGAAAGGTTACACGGGCCACATCAATCTTCTTGTCAGGCTTGTGAGAGAGGAAGAGTTGGTACCTATTCCCCTGCCACAAGACAAGCATGTGGTTAGTACCCCTCAAGGACTTTTCCTGAGCTCTGAATTTTCTACCCTGCACAGGTAGGACCTTACCTGTTCTGATGGAGGCTGCCATTTCTGCCCCTTTTGGAGGACCATGAACACTGTATCCCCTGCCAGGGCTTGGAAATACTCTTCTGTCTCTACAATTG from Castor canadensis chromosome 10, mCasCan1.hap1v2, whole genome shotgun sequence encodes:
- the Cidec gene encoding lipid transferase CIDEC isoform X1, with product MESSTVQLTRMEYATKSLSLLYPKSLSRPVAVSTTAVVTQQVLSEPSRKAPRARPCRVSTADRKVRKGIMAYSLEDLLHKVQDILMLKDKPFSLVLEEDGTIVETEEYFQALAGDTVFMVLQKGQKWQPPSEQGNRYQLFLSHKPDKKIDVARVTFHLYKLNPQDFIGCLNVKATLYDTYSLSYDLHCYRAKHIVKEVLRWALFSMQLTGHMLLGTSSYMQQFLDATEEGQPSKAKAPSLIPACLKILQ
- the Cidec gene encoding lipid transferase CIDEC isoform X2; this encodes MEYATKSLSLLYPKSLSRPVAVSTTAVVTQQVLSEPSRKAPRARPCRVSTADRKVRKGIMAYSLEDLLHKVQDILMLKDKPFSLVLEEDGTIVETEEYFQALAGDTVFMVLQKGQKWQPPSEQGNRYQLFLSHKPDKKIDVARVTFHLYKLNPQDFIGCLNVKATLYDTYSLSYDLHCYRAKHIVKEVLRWALFSMQLTGHMLLGTSSYMQQFLDATEEGQPSKAKAPSLIPACLKILQ